A part of Carettochelys insculpta isolate YL-2023 chromosome 1, ASM3395843v1, whole genome shotgun sequence genomic DNA contains:
- the RIPK4 gene encoding receptor-interacting serine/threonine-protein kinase 4 yields the protein MEKESSSPWEMGLLKTFDSSEFVSWEKIGSGGFGQVYKVRHVHWKTWLAIKCSPSLHVDEKERMELLEEAKKMEMAKFRYILPVYGICKEPVGLVMEYMETGSLEKLLASEPLPWELRFRIIHETAVGMNFLHCMSPPLLHLDLKPANILLDAHYHVKISDFGLAKCNGLSHSHDLSIDGLCGTIAYLPPERIKEKNRYFDTKHDVYSFSIVIWGVLTQKKPFAEENNILHIMVKVVKGHRPELPTVSKSRPRSCNNLIKLMQKCWQDNPSKRPTFQEITSETEDLCEKPEDETKEMIAQDLTTKPSEEPHSQEMPVLSQPKRESTPVSAKDYSLSELLSQLDSGISQTMEGPEELSRSSSESKLASSDKRLSGVSSVDSAFSSRGSLSLSFERENSGSDIGTTDIQKRKLAEAILSGDTSKLMKILQPQDVDLVLDGSSSLLHLAVEAGQEECVKWLLLYNANPNLTNKKGSTPLHVAIEKKMKSIVELILARKINVNAKDEDQWTALHFAAQNGDEFSTRILLDKNASLNEVDFEGRAPIHIACQHGQEHVVRMLLRRGANVDIKGKDGWVPLHYAAWQGHLSIVKLLAKQPGVNVNAQTADGRTPLHLAAQRGHYRVARILIELQSDINIQNTLLQTALHVAAETGHTSTSRLLLNRGAEIELATAEGYTALHLASRNGHLATTKLLLEERANVLARGPLNRTALHLAAENGHAEVIEELVNLENVNDPDEEGLTALHLAARGGHAKTAEVLLKHGALAELQTLKLQTTLQLAQQIGNSSVAVLLSET from the exons GGAGCGTATGGAGCTATTGGAAGAAGCCAAGAAGATGGAAATGGCAAAGTTTCGTTACATTCTTCCTGTTTATGGCATCTGTAAAGAACCTGTTGGCTTGGTCATGGAGTACATGGAGACAGGCTCACTGGAAAAGCTTCTGGCCTCAGAGCCATTGCCGTGGGAGCTACGCTTCCGAATCATCCATGAGACCGCTGTGGGTATGAACTTCCTGCACTGCATGTCCCCACCATTACTCCATCTGGACCTCAAGCCTGCAAACATCCTGCTTGATGCTCATTATCATGTGAAG atTTCTGATTTTGGATTAGCAAAGTGCAATGGCCTTTCACATTCCCATGATCTCAGCATAGATGGTCTGTGTGGTACTATTGCCTACCTGCCTCCAGAACGtataaaagagaaaaacagatacTTTGATACTAAACATGATGTGTACAG TTTCTCTATAGTGATTTGGGGTGTCCTCACACAGAAAAAGCCTTTTGCAG AGGAAAACAACATTTTGCATATTATGGTAAAAGTAGTCAAAGGCCACCGCCCAGAGCTACCTACTGTTTCCAAATCCAGACCTCGCTCGTGTAATAACTTGATCAAACTGATGCAAAAGTGCTGGCAAGATAATCCTAGCAAAAGGCCAACATTTCAAG AAATCACTTCTGAAACAGAGGACCTCTGTGAAAAACCAGAAGATGAAACAAAGGAGATGATAGCCCAGGACCTGACCACCAAACCATCGGAGGAACCACATTCTCAG GAAATGCCTGTGTTATCGCAGCCAAAACGTGAGTCCACTCCAGTATCCGCTAAGGATTATAGCCTTTCTGAGTTGTTGTCCCAGCTGGATTCAGGGATCTCACAGACGATGGAAGGTCCTGAAGAACTCAGTCGGAGCTCTTCTGAATCCAAACTTGCTTCCAGTGACAAGAGGCTTTCGGGGGTTTCATCTGTGGATTCAGCCTTTTCTTCTAGAGGGTCCCTGTCTCTGTCATTTGAGAGAGAGAACTCTGGAAGTG ATATTGGCACAACAGATATTCAGAAGAGAAAACTGGCCGAGGCAATTCTGTCTGGAGACACTAGCAAACTGATGAAGATTCTCCAGCCCCAGGATGTTGATCTTGTCTTAGATGGAAGCTCCAGCCTTTTACACTTGGCTGTGGAAGCAGGTCAAGAAGAATGCGTCAAGTGGCTCCTTCTGTATAATGCCAACCCCAACCTGACCAACAAGAAAGGCTCCACTCCTCTCCATGTGGCCatagagaagaaaatgaaaagcatTGTGGAGCTTATCCTGGCGCGGAAAATCAACGTGAATGCCAAAGATGAAGATCAGTGGACTGCTCTTCACTTTGCTGCACAGAATGGGGATGAGTTCAGTACCCGGATTCTGCTTGATAAAAACGCATCCTTGAATGAGGTGGATTTTGAAGGAAGAGCCCCCATTCATATAGCCTGCCAGCACGGACAAGAGCATGTAGTGCGGATGCTGTTGAGAAGAGGCGCCAATGTGGACATTAAAGGCAAGGATGGCTGGGTGCCACTGCACTATGCTGCCTGGCAAGGTCATCTCTCCATCGTCAAGCTTCTGGCGAAGCAGCCAGGTGTCAATGTGAATGCGCAGACTGCAGACGGCAGGACCCCACTGCACCTGGCAGCACAAAGAGGACATTACAGAGTTGCCCGCATTCTGATAGAACTACAGTCCGACATCAACATACAGAACACGCTGTTACAAACAGCCCTCCACGTAGCTGCTGAGACTGGCCACACCAGCACTTCAAGGCTGCTCCTCAATCGTGGTGCAGAGATAGAGTTAGCAACAGCCGAGGGCTATACTGCACTTCATTTAGCCTCTCGCAATGGACATCTGGCCACCACCAAGCTGTTGCTAGAAGAAAGGGCTAACGTGCTGGCTAGAGGCCCCCTGAACAGGACGGCACTCCACCTGGCTGCTGAAAATGGACATGCAGAAGTCATAGAGGAACTTGTGAATTTGGAAAATGTGAATGATCCTGATGAGGAAGGGCTGACAGCTCTTCATCTGGCCGCACGAGGCGGGCATGcaaaaacggctgaggttctatTAAAACATGGGGCCCTGGCTGAATTGCAAACCCTCAAGCTACAGACTACACTGCAGCTGGCTCAACAAATTGGGAATAGTTCTGTTGCTGTGCTGCTCAGTGAGACTTAA